From Amycolatopsis sp. WQ 127309:
GGCGGGCAGCCGCCACAGCACGGAGTGGTCGCCGTAGAGGCGCCGCACGACCTCGACGAGGTTCGCGACCTCGGTCGCACCCAGCCGGGCGACCGTGCCGAACCCCATGTACACCACGGATTCGTGCCGGTCGAGCCAGCCCTTGACGTCCTGCTCGTCCGGCAGCTCCGGGATCGGCGGCAGGATCGCGCCGAGCATCCGGAAGTGCTCCGGGATCTCGAGCGGGTAGTCGAGCTCGGCCAGGGTGTAGCTGAACACCAGCTTCGCCTGGTCGATCCGGGACGTGTACTTCGCGGCCAGCCGCGACACGCCCAGCTCCTTGTTGGACTTGACGTACTCGACGACCCGCCTGCGCAGCAGCGAGTCCGCGATGAACAGACGGCCGCGGCGGCGGCGGAAGGCGTTGTTCTCCCGGCGCTGCTTGGGTGTCATGTCCTGCGGCAGCCCGGAGTGCGGGGCGGGGTAGGTCTTCGGGAGCTTGTTGACGAGGTTGCTCGGCGAGAACGGCGCGCTGACGACGTACGGGATGCCGTAGGTGACGGCCAGCTCGAAACCCGCGTGCAGCAGGGAGTCGATCACCATGAGCGCCGGCTCGACCTCGCGGACGATCTCCTCGAGCGCGCGGTAGGTCGCGTTGCGGAAGCGGGTGTCGAAGGTCTGGCGCATCAGCGCCTTGTGCGCCTTCCAGCGGGACTGCTGGGTGACGGCCGCGTAGGTCTCGTCGTCCCAGGCACCCGAGGACAGCTCGGGGATCGGCGCGCCGAGCGACCGGAACGCGACGCTGCCGATCGCCTCGACCTCGTCACGGCGGTTGTCGCTCGTCGCGAAGTACAGGTCGGGAACGTCGCGCCGGGAAAGTTCGGCGGCCAGCACCAGCTGGGGGTTGATCAGTCCGCTGTCCGGCGAGCTGACGAAGAGGATCGGGCGCCGATCTCGGCTCATGGTCGAGCACCTTTCACGGACGGGAAGCGCGCGGACCGGGCGACCGTAACAGCGGAGTTTCCG
This genomic window contains:
- a CDS encoding glycosyltransferase, with product MSRDRRPILFVSSPDSGLINPQLVLAAELSRRDVPDLYFATSDNRRDEVEAIGSVAFRSLGAPIPELSSGAWDDETYAAVTQQSRWKAHKALMRQTFDTRFRNATYRALEEIVREVEPALMVIDSLLHAGFELAVTYGIPYVVSAPFSPSNLVNKLPKTYPAPHSGLPQDMTPKQRRENNAFRRRRGRLFIADSLLRRRVVEYVKSNKELGVSRLAAKYTSRIDQAKLVFSYTLAELDYPLEIPEHFRMLGAILPPIPELPDEQDVKGWLDRHESVVYMGFGTVARLGATEVANLVEVVRRLYGDHSVLWRLPAAAHKLLPDDLPANLRIEKWLPSQLDVLAHPHVRAHFTHGGGNGFVESLYFGKPLLTRPLFVDCYDQAVRGRDLGVGLVVDRPEIVDVDDTVAKLTEVLRNPEFTTRAREIARLQHEPGRGRETAADLLLSLVTGEPAAQSPTPSARLAR